Within Alteribacter lacisalsi, the genomic segment ATTGTAGTCGCTCAGAAGGAACGTAAGGTCGATATGCTCGCCTTCTTCAAGAGAGAATTCCTGCGTGACATCAAGGTAGCCTGTCACAGAAACCGTTACTTCGTAGTCACCTGCAAGAAGTTCACTGAACGTGAATTCTCCGCTGCTGTCAGTAACTGTTTCATCCTCAAAGCCGTTGCCGGTCTCCACAATCGTCACGTTCGCACCTTCAATCGGATCTTCTGACGATGTATGAAGCACTTCCCCGCTGACAGAGGCACGGTCAGTTGCTTCCAGGGAGAAGTTCTGCTCAACGCTTTCGCCGAGTTCCTCCACCTCAACTACAGCAGAATCGCTCAGGTAGCCTCTCGCTTCAGCGTGAACCTCATGCTCGCCGAGTCCAATGCCGATTGTGTAATGACCGTTACTGTTGGTTGTTGTTTGAATGTTTTCTTCAGGAACAGATACCGTGGCACCGGAAATCGGCTTGCCGTCTTCATCGGTTACTGTACCCGTAATTTCGCCGAGGCTGGCTGTGATCGCCCAGTCTACAGCGTTAAAGTAAATCTGTTTTGCGTCATCTGTCCAGCGGCTGTTCGGACTGCCATAGCTGCTTGACTGCAGGCTTCCGAGAAGCAGATGGACGTTGTTCGCTGTACGGAAGTCATAAGCAACAGCTTCACCGATGTAGCCTGTCTCATCATTCGTGAGGTTGGCAATCGTGGTGCCGCTGTACTCTTCAAACATACCGTACTGCTGGTTTGATGAGCCGTTGTTTGCAATTTCGATCGTATCGCCTTCACTGAAGCCGGAGAAGATCGGGTGATTCTGGGTCACTTCATAGTTAATGTGGCCAGGAACGAATCCGTTGTGTTCCACGGCCGGGTTGCCGGTGGCATTCGACAGATCCCGGATCGGGTTGGCTGCCCACTGGCTCGTAAAGATGATACTCACATGATTCTCGTCTGCGAGTTCAAGAAACTCATCAAACTGATTCATATCCATTATCGCGTTCGTACGGTGGTTCATAATCGCAAGAGCGTATTCGTCAAGGGAGGCAAACAGTTCTTCAATATTTCCTGTCCACTGTTCGACCTCATAACCGTTATCGTTAAGCATGTCTGCTACCATACCGGTCTGGTTCGACGATCCGATCAGAGCGATTTTCTCGGAAACGGAAAGGGTAACATTCAGTTCTGTGACTTCATTTTCCTCAAAGGTCACTTCCTGCGTATGAGGCGTGTATCCCGGTGCGCTTACACGTGCCTGGAATGTGCCTACAGGAGCCTGAAGCTCGTACTCGCCGTTTTCATCTGTTACAGCCGTAAGTGGTGTTCCTGTAAGGGCAACGGTTGCTCCTTCAATCGGCCCTTCCGTATCCTCAGCTGTAATCTGACCGGTCAGAAGACCTGCGTCCTCAGATGTAAGTTCGAACGTTTCCTCTTTTACTTGACCGTTTACAAATTCCACTTCAAACGTCTGTTCTTCGTGGCCGAACGCGTTTACAGTCAGGTTGTACGTACCTTCAGCAAGTCCGAGGAAGAACGTGCCGTCCTGCTCTGTATCAAACGTGTAGCCTGTTTCTTCAACCGTAATGGAAGCATATACTTCCCGGTCAAAATTATTGACGAGTGATCCGTGCAGTTCACCTGCATAAGCTTCCTCGTTATCAAGGACCCAGAGGAGCGTATTGTTCAGGATGTTCACACGGTTCTCATCCCACTGGCTGTCGTTCATATGGAATCCTGGTCCGATTGTCATGTTGGCAAGAAGGACTTCCACGCTGTTTACGGTACGTCCTTTAAAGCCGACCATGGAACCGACGTCCTCCACATTGGAGTGGGAAAGGTCCACAATTGTTTCACCGGTGTAGTTGTCATACGCATAGTAGTAGTTACTGTTTGTAAGGACTTCGAATTCCTCATCGACCCCTTCAAGGATCGGGTGATCACTGTTCTGTACATGGGCAAAATAGTCTCCGGCAGTATTGCCGCGGTTAATTGTGCCCGGGTCACCAGTATAGTCTGAAAGGTACTCCATGCTTCCCTGTCCGCCGTGCTGGCCAGTCCAGATGATCGGTGTAGCCGTTTTGTCCACTTCTTTCAGGAATTCAATGAATTCGTCTTCTTCCGGTGTGTACGTGTTAAACACGGAATTGGCAAAGACGATATCCACCTCTTCAAAACGTTCGGCATCATCAGTGTAGAATACCTCTTCCACGATCCAGCCTCTTGGCTCGAGGTAATCCTCAAGAGAAGCCTGGCTTGAGAGGAAAGCATCCCCGATTACACCGACTGTTGGAGAAGGTTTCATTTCCACTGTAATTTCCGTTGTTTCCTCAGCCTCAATCACGACTTCGAATTCTTCAATTACGTAGCCGTCAGCTTCGACAACAATGTCGTATGTTCCCGGCATCAGTCTTTCAATCTCAAACATTCCGGAAGCATCTGTTACGGCTTCACGAGGCTCTCCGACAACATCCACATGAGCCCCTGGAATAGCAGATTCAAGCGTCTGTTCTTCGAAAACCTGACCTTCAAGACTTCCGACCGCATCATCTACATCAAGTGTGATGGAGAACGGCTCAAGTGAAGAATCAAGCTCGACTTCAATTGTTTTCGTGTCGTAGCCAAACGACTCAATCGTGAGGGTGTACGTACCGTCTTCTGCTGCAATCATGAAAGAGCCTGTTTCAGGATCTGTCCATGTGCTCTGTCCTGTTTCCTCAAGTTCGGCACGTGCGTAAAGCGGATTGCCGTCCTCATCCATTACAGTCGCATCGATCGTGTTGTACGTCTCATATGCGGACCAGAGAAGGGCATCAATAAACATCTGTCTGCCTGCTTCTGTGTAGTCATTGGCGTTATGGTTAAAGGATAAACCGTGTCCGCCCATGATCAGTTCAACGCTGTTGCCGGTACGAGGGAGGTAGGCAACCCCTGTTCCAAGAACGTCATCGTCCCCGTCAAACTTCAGATCTCCAAGCGTCATGCCTGTATAGCCGTCAAATACACCTACCCGGCTTCTGTCCGGATTCAGGATTTCAATGACATCCCCTTCTTCGGCAGAACCGAATACCGGGTGTTCCTGACTGACCACGTATGCAGCAGAGCTGGATGTGGTCTGGTGTCTTTCACGTGTTTCAGGGTCACCGAGGAAATCAACAAAGCGCTGAAGTCCCGCGTTGCCTATACTGAAGTCGTCTCCGACAACAATACTTACCTGATTTTCATCCAGTTCTTCCTGGAGCTGTTCAAGCTGTCCGGCATTGGTACCTGTTCCGGACTGGTTAAAGAAGACAACGTCATAGCTTTCCGTGTTACCCAGAATCGCATTAACGTTCGTGTAGTTATCAGCCTCAATACCCACTTCGTTCAGGATTAATCTGAGATTCGAAGAGGAAATCGAGTAATCTCCGATAATCGCCACGTCCGGTGATGGATACATCTGGACATCAAGCTCAATCGGCTCGCCTCTTACATCAACCACTTCGGTATGGGTAACGTAATCCCGAACCGAGTACTCGAGCGTATAAATATCCTCACCGAGGCCTGCAAATTCGTAATAGCCGTTAATATTCGCCACTTCTTCTCGGACGAGTTCGCCGTCTTCATCAAGAAGCTCAATTTCAACGTAAGGAACTGCGTCACCTGTAACGTAATTGGTGATTTCACCAAAAACAGATCCGCCTTCGGAAACGTCAAACTGAACATCTAGTTCAAACGGACCTCCGTGCTCAAATGTCACTTCTTCTTCAAGTGTCGTAAATCCACTCTTGCGGAAGGACACTTCAAATGTTCCTTCATCATGGAACAGACTGAATTCACCTGTTTCAGGGTCAGATTTGGTGGACACACCTGTGTCACCAACTTCAATATTCACTTCCAGCGGTTCACCGTCAGCATCAGTCGCTGTACCGTAAAGCTGGCCGAATTCAACATCTCCTGTCAGGTAATCCATCGTGTTCAGAAGGATCTGGTGCTTCGGCTGCAGCCAGTTGTTGTAAGGAGACGTCCATGGTGATGCCGCATGACTCCCGAGAAGGACATGGGCACTGTCTTCACTTACCCCTTTGTAGGCTACACCACTTCCCACATACCCCGTACGGTCACTTCCAACTGTGGCAAGGTGACGTCCGGAATACTGAGTAAACCAGGCAAAGTCGCTTCCGGAATCAAAAGCGAGTCGTTCACCCACAGGCAGTCCGCCTGTAATCGGATGCTCCTGGTCGATGCGAATGTCAATGGAACGGGCCATGTATTCATGCGCGATATTACCAGGGTCTCCGTAGAAATTAACGAGGTGTCTGATCGATCCGTAGCTGATTGCCCATGTATCTGCAAACACGACATTTACGTCATGTTCGTTTGCTGCGTCAAGCAGAGCTGTGAATTCCTCTTCACTCGGCTGCCATCCGCCGGAGCCGTAGGCACCGTTCAGATAAAGAGCTTCATAGTTTTCCAGATCGTCAACAATATCCCAGTCTCTTTCTTCCGAAGGGTAGTCGTTGGCGTTGAGGAAACGGGTTATTTCCCCGTCATAGTCGTTCAGCACCGCGATATCAATCGGTGTCATCCCGACTGAAACTTCAAGGTGCTCCCCTGCCTGAACCTGTACAGTCTGGACAGTGTCCAGATAGCCGCCGTAGGAAACCTGAAGTTCATAGGTCCCTTCATATACATCACCGAGATTAAACGAACCGTCGGTACCGGTCACGTCTTCTTCCGGTGTATCAAGCAGTTCAACCGAAACCCCTTCAAGCGGTTCTTCGGTCTGTTCGTCTGTTACTGTACCGGAAACGGTTCCGGTTGAAGCATCACCGAGTGTGTAATGCCTTTCTTTCACAACACCCGGGCTGAACGTAATTTCTTCTGAAACCTGCTTTAAACCGTAACTTGCCACTCTCACATGATACGTACCAGGCAGTGCCTGAAGCTCAAAGTGGCCGTTCTCGTCAGCTGTTACAGAGTAGTCCGTTCCAACGAGGGTGACTTTCCCTTCCACAGGGTTTCCGTCAGCATCCTCGATCGTACCTAGCAGTGTACCGCGTGATTCAAAGCTTGTCACACCGCTCTGATGACCGACGATGACCTGTCCTTCCGTTACCGCCACGCCTGAATAGCTTGAATCAGGGAGCGAGTACTGGTAAAGATGATTCCCTGTCTGGGCATCCAGCACATGGAGGGCACGAGCGCTGTCTGTTACGAGGAGCTGACCGTTTCCGGTTACAGCACCGTTGTTGAACATGGTGTTGATATAATCATTCTCCCAAACAAGTTCTCCCGTGCTGCGGTCGAATCCTTTAAGAGTAGGGTTTGAAGCTGAACCTGCGATTACCACGTCACCGTAGACGATTGGTGAAACGGCCTGGGTATCCCCGATTCCGCCTGTGCTCCAAAGTTCCTCTCCTGTTTCGTTGTCAATGGCCCAAAGTGTTCCTGTATCCCGTCCGAAATCTGCACTGAAGGCGTACACGACACCATCAACGTAGACACTCTGGGAAGCAAATCCTTCCTGGGTCCCAGTCGCAAACGTCCAGTTTACCGAACCGTCGACCGGAGAAAGAGATTTGAGTTCTCTTCCTTCATACAGACCGATCAACAGATTGTTACTGCCGTAGGTGGCACCAAATGCCGCCCCGTCACCGACAACCGTATCCCAAAGTTTATCGCCTGTTGCTGCATCAAGGGCAGTGAGTTTGGCATCATTATTCCATTGTGCCGAAACGTAAACTGTACCGTCCTTGTATACCGGTGTCTCGTAAACAGCAGGAGTATCAAGCTGCGTGGACCAGTCAATCAGACCTGAATCCAGATCGATAGCATAGATATTTCTGTTGGAACCGCCCGCTGCATACACTGTTCCATTATGGATCGTAGGTGTCGAACGGTTGGTGTTTCCGGTGCTCACAGACCAGTTTTCCTCACCGGTATGGGCATCCACACTGATGATATACCCACGGTCTGTTGTAAAGACAACCGCATCGTCTGCAACTGACGGGCTGTTGAACAGAAGTGCGCCAGGGGAGTCAAAATTCCATCCCTGATCCAGCTGTCCGCCATCAATATCCGCATTCGTTACAGCATTACGCTGCGGGTTGTTGTTTCCTGTCGGCCACTCATCAGAAGCTGATACTGCGAGTTCCTGAAGGTGTAACTCGACGTTCTGGTCACTAGCAAGGTTTACCGTAAATGTCTCTGCTTTGAATCCGGCAGCTGATACGAGAAGCTCGTACTCGTCTTCAGGCAGATTCGTAAGAGAAAATTCTCCGTTTTCATTTGTTCTCACCGGACTGACCGGTGTATCAAGTACCCTTACATAGGCGTATTCCACTGGATCATTCGACCCTTCCTGAAGAACCGTTCCGGTTAAGTCATAAACGTCTGATTCTTCAAGCACCCATGTAAAACTCTTATGCTCGTCCTGTTCAATCGTAAAAGTGACTTCAAGATCTTCATATCCGAACGAAGATACAGTGGCATCATGTGTACCTTCACGGATACTGAATGAAAACTCTCCGTCTTCATCCACATCAAGATTAAAGTTCTGTGCAGGAATTGAAATGGTACCTGGGATCGGGTTTCCGTCTATGTTTTCAAGCTCTCCGGAAATGTGACCGGCAAAAGCCGCTTCCGTTACAGCCTGATAAACATTGGCAATTCCGTACCCATAGTCCATATTCGGCAGACTGCCCATATGGCTTTCACCCCGTGCCGTACGCTCAAGCAGATCTTTCACTTCAGCAATCGACAGATCCGGATTTGCCTGAAGGACAAGGGCAATAATACCGGCAATATGAGGAGATGCCATGGACGTTCCGCTGATGGTGTTATAGCCGCCGTCCGGCCAGGCAGAATAAATCTGATGACCCGGTGCGGAAATTTCCGGCTTTAAGTACTGCTGGGAGTTTCCGTCTTCATCATCCCAGAATACCGGTCCCCGGCTTGAGAAGGAGGCAATCTGGTCGTTTATGTCCGTTGCCCCGACTGCATAGGAGTCCGGAAAACTTGCAGGTGAACCAATTGTCTGTGCACCCGGCCCTTCGTTACCTGCTGAAAACAGCGGGAAGATCCCGGCTGCTACCCAGGCCTGTACACCTTCGTAAAATTCAGTATTGTACGTATTGGCATTTCCCCATGAGTTGTTGACAACATGAGGCGCTTTTTCCGGATCTCCGCCAGGTGCGAGGAACCATTCAAACGCTTCATGAATACCTGAAGTTGTCGCGCTTCCGCCATCTGTAAAGATTTTGGCAGCGATCCACTCCGCTTCAGGGGCAACCCCGATCGGCTCTCCGCCTCCGCCGCCGACAGCTGTACCAGCAACGTGGGTCCCGTGGCCGTGGCCGTCTGCAGGCTCTGAGTAACCTTGTCCTGAAACATCAATCCATGAATACTGATGCTCTCCGTCGTTTCCACGGTAGTTATGGCTCAGGGCTTCGTGTTCCATCGCCACCCCTGTATCCATAATCCCGACAACGGTGCCTTGCCCTTTGATACCATATTCACCCCAGACCTGCGGTGCGAAGACTTTTTCAAGTCCCCATTCCGGCAGTCTCGGCGGTGCGTCATGAATGTCCACATCCGGGACGTCAATTTCCCGGTCGAGCGTAATGCGCTCAATATCTTCCCGCTCTGCCAGGTAATCGAGAGCTTCACCCGAAATGGTGGCTGACATTCCATTAAACACCCAGTAGCTCTGGATATTTTGAATCAGTCCTTCCTCTTCAAGAGGCTCAAGCTCATTAAGGAGCGTCTGCTGAGAGCTTTCGGCTACTGTCTGAAGTTCACTTACAACGCTTCCGACCCGGCTGCCGTGCAGGTCAATTCCCTGTGCCTGCTCGTAAAGCTCATCGTAATCAGCCTGTTCAGCCATACGGATGATCACATCAACCGTACCTTCTTCATCAAGAATATCTGCCACCTCGGCTTCCAGTTTCCCGTTTAGGAGGAAATCACCGGATGGTTTCGTCTCATCAAGATCGATCCCAAGTCCATCGAGCAGATGAGGAAGCCCTTCTGAACTTTCTTGATTGGTATTATGTTCCCTGTCAAATGATGCGGCATCCTGTTCCCGCTCTTTTTCAAGCTGCAGATCCTCTTCCAGACTGTTAGACTCGAAATCATTAAAGTCCGGTTCAGCCGCGTTTCCCATTCCTGGAGCCGCTAAGCTGAATAACAGCAGAAAAGCCATCACAACGGAAAAAGACTGCCGGGTTTTCCGTTTCCTGAAATACTTCAAGTTTCTCTCCACCCCCACAATTTTTCAAACCTGATCAACCCGTAAACGTTCTGACCCTGTCACCCCCTTAAAGTAATGAAAAATAAACGTATAAAAGCATAAGGCAGCAGCCCGGGAAGACCCTTCTTCCCGGACTTTTGCCTTCAGACTCTACTGAATCGCTTCTCTTAGATCCTGTTCAATGGCTTCATCAATCACGTTCGTTCCGCCGAAGAGGGTAAGCAA encodes:
- a CDS encoding carboxypeptidase regulatory-like domain-containing protein → MKYFRKRKTRQSFSVVMAFLLLFSLAAPGMGNAAEPDFNDFESNSLEEDLQLEKEREQDAASFDREHNTNQESSEGLPHLLDGLGIDLDETKPSGDFLLNGKLEAEVADILDEEGTVDVIIRMAEQADYDELYEQAQGIDLHGSRVGSVVSELQTVAESSQQTLLNELEPLEEEGLIQNIQSYWVFNGMSATISGEALDYLAEREDIERITLDREIDVPDVDIHDAPPRLPEWGLEKVFAPQVWGEYGIKGQGTVVGIMDTGVAMEHEALSHNYRGNDGEHQYSWIDVSGQGYSEPADGHGHGTHVAGTAVGGGGGEPIGVAPEAEWIAAKIFTDGGSATTSGIHEAFEWFLAPGGDPEKAPHVVNNSWGNANTYNTEFYEGVQAWVAAGIFPLFSAGNEGPGAQTIGSPASFPDSYAVGATDINDQIASFSSRGPVFWDDEDGNSQQYLKPEISAPGHQIYSAWPDGGYNTISGTSMASPHIAGIIALVLQANPDLSIAEVKDLLERTARGESHMGSLPNMDYGYGIANVYQAVTEAAFAGHISGELENIDGNPIPGTISIPAQNFNLDVDEDGEFSFSIREGTHDATVSSFGYEDLEVTFTIEQDEHKSFTWVLEESDVYDLTGTVLQEGSNDPVEYAYVRVLDTPVSPVRTNENGEFSLTNLPEDEYELLVSAAGFKAETFTVNLASDQNVELHLQELAVSASDEWPTGNNNPQRNAVTNADIDGGQLDQGWNFDSPGALLFNSPSVADDAVVFTTDRGYIISVDAHTGEENWSVSTGNTNRSTPTIHNGTVYAAGGSNRNIYAIDLDSGLIDWSTQLDTPAVYETPVYKDGTVYVSAQWNNDAKLTALDAATGDKLWDTVVGDGAAFGATYGSNNLLIGLYEGRELKSLSPVDGSVNWTFATGTQEGFASQSVYVDGVVYAFSADFGRDTGTLWAIDNETGEELWSTGGIGDTQAVSPIVYGDVVIAGSASNPTLKGFDRSTGELVWENDYINTMFNNGAVTGNGQLLVTDSARALHVLDAQTGNHLYQYSLPDSSYSGVAVTEGQVIVGHQSGVTSFESRGTLLGTIEDADGNPVEGKVTLVGTDYSVTADENGHFELQALPGTYHVRVASYGLKQVSEEITFSPGVVKERHYTLGDASTGTVSGTVTDEQTEEPLEGVSVELLDTPEEDVTGTDGSFNLGDVYEGTYELQVSYGGYLDTVQTVQVQAGEHLEVSVGMTPIDIAVLNDYDGEITRFLNANDYPSEERDWDIVDDLENYEALYLNGAYGSGGWQPSEEEFTALLDAANEHDVNVVFADTWAISYGSIRHLVNFYGDPGNIAHEYMARSIDIRIDQEHPITGGLPVGERLAFDSGSDFAWFTQYSGRHLATVGSDRTGYVGSGVAYKGVSEDSAHVLLGSHAASPWTSPYNNWLQPKHQILLNTMDYLTGDVEFGQLYGTATDADGEPLEVNIEVGDTGVSTKSDPETGEFSLFHDEGTFEVSFRKSGFTTLEEEVTFEHGGPFELDVQFDVSEGGSVFGEITNYVTGDAVPYVEIELLDEDGELVREEVANINGYYEFAGLGEDIYTLEYSVRDYVTHTEVVDVRGEPIELDVQMYPSPDVAIIGDYSISSSNLRLILNEVGIEADNYTNVNAILGNTESYDVVFFNQSGTGTNAGQLEQLQEELDENQVSIVVGDDFSIGNAGLQRFVDFLGDPETRERHQTTSSSAAYVVSQEHPVFGSAEEGDVIEILNPDRSRVGVFDGYTGMTLGDLKFDGDDDVLGTGVAYLPRTGNSVELIMGGHGLSFNHNANDYTEAGRQMFIDALLWSAYETYNTIDATVMDEDGNPLYARAELEETGQSTWTDPETGSFMIAAEDGTYTLTIESFGYDTKTIEVELDSSLEPFSITLDVDDAVGSLEGQVFEEQTLESAIPGAHVDVVGEPREAVTDASGMFEIERLMPGTYDIVVEADGYVIEEFEVVIEAEETTEITVEMKPSPTVGVIGDAFLSSQASLEDYLEPRGWIVEEVFYTDDAERFEEVDIVFANSVFNTYTPEEDEFIEFLKEVDKTATPIIWTGQHGGQGSMEYLSDYTGDPGTINRGNTAGDYFAHVQNSDHPILEGVDEEFEVLTNSNYYYAYDNYTGETIVDLSHSNVEDVGSMVGFKGRTVNSVEVLLANMTIGPGFHMNDSQWDENRVNILNNTLLWVLDNEEAYAGELHGSLVNNFDREVYASITVEETGYTFDTEQDGTFFLGLAEGTYNLTVNAFGHEEQTFEVEFVNGQVKEETFELTSEDAGLLTGQITAEDTEGPIEGATVALTGTPLTAVTDENGEYELQAPVGTFQARVSAPGYTPHTQEVTFEENEVTELNVTLSVSEKIALIGSSNQTGMVADMLNDNGYEVEQWTGNIEELFASLDEYALAIMNHRTNAIMDMNQFDEFLELADENHVSIIFTSQWAANPIRDLSNATGNPAVEHNGFVPGHINYEVTQNHPIFSGFSEGDTIEIANNGSSNQQYGMFEEYSGTTIANLTNDETGYIGEAVAYDFRTANNVHLLLGSLQSSSYGSPNSRWTDDAKQIYFNAVDWAITASLGEITGTVTDEDGKPISGATVSVPEENIQTTTNSNGHYTIGIGLGEHEVHAEARGYLSDSAVVEVEELGESVEQNFSLEATDRASVSGEVLHTSSEDPIEGANVTIVETGNGFEDETVTDSSGEFTFSELLAGDYEVTVSVTGYLDVTQEFSLEEGEHIDLTFLLSDYNIAILGDLNSTVSSFLEGYDMAAESRDWGIVNDVYNYEVIVVNDENGTEEQVQALLDASDEYEVSLVFVDTWGVDTGSIQLLERAQGYPQQAAQGYNQGAVALDIHQEHPIFDGLDTENLVTIHPEGGYYATFENFAGHTLANAVVDGDDKGASVAYEFRSANHVHLLLSTFMSNNMTGPDFGWTADGKQLYAQAVDWARSAELDLPEAPEWDELEVTSTEAEVTLTGTAVHADQVEIYVDGSHEETVDTDGSSFTVDLTLEDGSYDVRATAVNDAGSIDNEQDAHVTVMTAPSFDEEGTVYTNEAVYELTGTVLFDGTLEVYRNGELVNTVETEDHSFSAQVELVEGENTLEAKLVTEDGETGMASLTVIKDTDAPELTITSPEDGAVTGTEAVTVTGEAADDNLASVTVNEEEADVAEDGSFTRGLVLSEGEHTITVMATDLAGNETTEQVTITVDLTGPAINDLEPSEDLHVKAGDTVEVSFTSDTEGGDAFFSLKLPISSSSDSKAEMTEVEPGVYEGSWQVPADLSVNGAIVEVEITDGAGNRSTAEADGRIYVTASDIDRIYGENRYETAVQVSQSNWDSSDTVILVRGNDYADALAGTPLAHQHGAPMLLTHNDRLNEASEAEIERLGAEHVIILGGTNAVEEGVEQTLESMGLTVERIAGDTRFETAALIAEHVAPEGTDTAVVANGQDFPDALSVASHAANAGMPILLTRSGELPEETGDVLGTMGVSDTLVIGGTTVVSDDVAADLPDPHRLSGENRFGTNAAVNEYFQPDTTHMYVATGIDFADALTGAVVAADHNTGILLTGSSTVHDSVADYISDNGVHRLTIFGGTSAVSHDIAEHLYQLIN